From the genome of Bacteroidia bacterium, one region includes:
- a CDS encoding phosphoribosylformylglycinamidine cyclo-ligase yields MSDQKYRTRGVSAGKEDVHNAIRGIDKGLFPKAFCKIVPDLLGNSPEHCVVMHADGAGTKSSLAYAYWKETGDLRVWKGIAQDAVVMNTDDLLCVGAYTHILLSSTIGRNKRLIPGEVIAAIINGTEEVLEMLRSYGMDIRSTGGETADVGDLVRTLIVDSTVACRMKRSSVIDNRNIKAGQVIVGLASFGKTSYEEEYNGGMGSNGLTSARHDVFSAMMKEKFPETYDAAIPPELAYCGSRWLTDAVEIEKGRFHEACTMNAAQLVLSPTRTYAPVIIPVLQEFGPAIKGLVHCSGGAQTKVLHFAENVRIIKDNLFEVPPLFQMIRNESNTGWEEMYKVFNMGHRMEIYTDERTADQIIAVAEQFRMEAKIIGRVEAQPGGSTGESRSSVTIGNDKGEFVYKGM; encoded by the coding sequence ATGAGTGATCAGAAATACCGGACACGGGGCGTTTCCGCAGGCAAAGAAGATGTTCACAATGCAATTCGTGGAATAGACAAGGGTCTCTTCCCGAAAGCATTCTGCAAAATAGTTCCCGACCTGCTTGGGAACAGCCCCGAACACTGCGTAGTGATGCACGCAGACGGGGCAGGAACAAAGTCATCGCTGGCATACGCCTACTGGAAAGAGACCGGCGACCTGCGGGTTTGGAAAGGCATAGCTCAGGATGCCGTTGTGATGAATACGGATGATCTTCTTTGCGTTGGAGCCTACACTCATATACTGCTCTCTTCCACCATCGGACGCAACAAAAGACTCATTCCCGGTGAGGTGATAGCTGCTATTATTAACGGAACGGAGGAAGTGCTGGAGATGCTGCGATCCTACGGAATGGATATCCGCTCTACCGGCGGAGAAACGGCCGATGTGGGCGACCTCGTGCGTACGCTGATCGTTGACAGCACCGTTGCCTGCCGTATGAAACGGAGCAGTGTGATTGATAACAGAAATATTAAAGCAGGTCAGGTGATCGTAGGACTGGCTTCCTTCGGAAAAACTTCCTACGAGGAAGAGTACAATGGCGGAATGGGTTCAAACGGACTAACCTCCGCACGGCACGATGTTTTCTCTGCAATGATGAAGGAGAAATTCCCCGAAACGTACGATGCTGCCATCCCTCCGGAACTAGCCTATTGCGGTAGCCGGTGGCTTACCGATGCAGTGGAAATTGAGAAAGGGCGATTCCATGAAGCATGTACAATGAACGCCGCCCAGCTTGTGTTGTCACCAACGCGCACCTACGCTCCGGTGATTATTCCCGTGCTGCAGGAATTCGGTCCTGCCATTAAGGGCCTTGTGCATTGCAGCGGCGGCGCACAAACCAAAGTGCTGCACTTTGCTGAGAATGTTCGCATTATTAAAGATAATTTGTTCGAAGTGCCCCCGCTCTTTCAGATGATCCGGAATGAAAGCAATACCGGATGGGAAGAAATGTATAAAGTGTTCAATATGGGACACCGCATGGAAATATATACCGATGAGCGTACGGCAGACCAGATCATTGCAGTGGCTGAGCAGTTCAGAATGGAGGCTAAAATTATCGGAAGAGTAGAGGCTCAGCCGGGAGGAAGTACAGGGGAGAGCCGGAGCAGTGTTACTATCGGGAACGACAAAGGGGAATTTGTGTATAAAGGCATGTAA
- a CDS encoding OmpA family protein: MKNIRAAAIVLFLSASVSLFAQKNFYRDAEKAFNSHEYFTAIELYKKALSKAGKAKKAEILFKTAECYRMINDMKQAETYYGKAIKAKYSDPIAILYYADAKKIQEKYAEAIAEYNNYKKEVPSDKRGEDGAKSCELAQKWKDNPTRHKVENVQQINTKDWDYAPAYADKKYTTLYISSTRDGATGGVTDGGVGQLFADIFETKVDKNGKWSAPAPLPAPLNSKFNEAACLMNKKQNTMYFTRCGNEKNKHVKCQIYRVAKKGNNWDEPQLLPFNIDTSNFGHPAVDKDETIMIFASDMQGGFGGLDLWISKFDKKAKEWGTPVNLGPTINTQGDELYPSIHENGALYFSSNGHLGMGGLDLFKADNKGDAKYDNVTNLKYPLNSAGDDFAIIFEGKREDKGYFTSNRIGGKGGDDIYSFSLPPVLFTLSGVCVEKESRKPIENATVTLIGSDGTKFELKTDKTGFYKYDINGNARYINAQTSYVVGASGIDIKTQDAPDGYLGNPKGKLTTVGVEKATDFKQDFELLLVKKEIRMPLVLFNLDKYDLLHPSNPKDSLEFLYKVLVENPTITVELGAHTDYRSAADYNQKLSFNRAKTCVEYIISKGVAGDRITAKGYGESKPKTLDTTITLPSGKTVPKGTVLTEQVCNKYKADKKDFEYIMQINRRVVFSILRKDYKPKDGGVNENPFPEIQLNDSDSEGGDEDGDSNIGDTKNEKKGEVPNTPPKDTPPNNTTTPNKPKMQ; the protein is encoded by the coding sequence ATGAAAAACATCCGGGCCGCAGCGATCGTTCTCTTCCTTTCGGCTTCTGTGAGCCTTTTTGCACAGAAGAATTTCTACCGCGACGCCGAGAAAGCATTCAACAGCCATGAATATTTTACGGCCATTGAACTATATAAGAAGGCACTCTCTAAAGCAGGAAAAGCGAAGAAGGCAGAGATCCTTTTCAAGACGGCGGAGTGTTACCGGATGATCAACGATATGAAGCAGGCCGAAACGTATTATGGAAAGGCCATCAAAGCAAAGTATTCAGACCCGATCGCAATCCTGTACTATGCAGATGCCAAGAAGATTCAGGAGAAATATGCAGAGGCCATTGCCGAATACAACAATTACAAAAAGGAAGTTCCCTCCGATAAGAGAGGAGAAGACGGCGCAAAATCCTGCGAACTTGCTCAAAAGTGGAAAGATAATCCCACCCGTCACAAAGTGGAAAACGTGCAGCAGATCAATACAAAAGACTGGGATTACGCACCGGCCTATGCCGACAAGAAATACACCACGCTCTATATCTCCTCCACCCGCGACGGTGCAACCGGCGGTGTAACAGATGGAGGTGTAGGACAACTTTTCGCTGATATTTTTGAAACCAAGGTAGATAAGAACGGAAAGTGGAGTGCTCCCGCACCTCTTCCTGCTCCGCTGAATTCAAAATTCAATGAGGCGGCCTGTTTGATGAACAAGAAGCAGAATACAATGTATTTTACCCGCTGCGGAAATGAGAAGAACAAACATGTGAAGTGTCAGATCTACCGTGTGGCAAAAAAGGGAAATAACTGGGATGAGCCACAGCTTCTTCCGTTCAACATTGACACCAGCAACTTCGGCCACCCGGCTGTTGATAAAGACGAAACCATCATGATTTTCGCATCTGATATGCAGGGCGGTTTCGGCGGACTGGATCTTTGGATCTCCAAGTTCGACAAGAAAGCAAAAGAATGGGGTACACCCGTAAACCTGGGCCCTACCATCAATACACAGGGCGATGAGCTCTATCCGAGCATTCACGAAAACGGCGCACTGTATTTTTCATCTAACGGCCACCTTGGAATGGGTGGGCTGGATCTTTTTAAAGCGGATAACAAGGGCGATGCCAAATACGACAACGTAACCAATTTAAAATACCCGCTTAATTCTGCCGGTGATGACTTTGCGATCATCTTCGAAGGGAAGAGAGAAGATAAGGGCTACTTCACCTCTAACCGGATCGGCGGAAAGGGCGGTGATGATATTTATTCCTTCAGTCTCCCCCCCGTACTTTTTACACTTAGCGGAGTGTGCGTTGAGAAGGAAAGCCGTAAGCCCATTGAGAACGCCACGGTTACACTCATCGGTTCCGATGGCACCAAGTTTGAGCTGAAAACTGATAAAACAGGATTCTATAAATATGATATAAACGGAAATGCCCGTTACATCAATGCCCAGACGTCCTATGTGGTAGGCGCCTCCGGAATCGACATTAAAACGCAGGATGCACCCGACGGATACCTGGGTAATCCCAAAGGAAAACTTACCACCGTAGGAGTGGAAAAGGCGACCGATTTCAAGCAGGATTTTGAACTTCTTCTCGTGAAGAAGGAGATCCGCATGCCTTTGGTTCTGTTCAACCTCGACAAATATGACCTCCTGCACCCATCTAACCCCAAAGACTCTCTGGAGTTCCTGTATAAAGTTTTGGTGGAGAATCCAACCATCACTGTAGAGTTAGGTGCTCATACGGATTACCGCTCTGCTGCAGACTATAACCAGAAACTTTCCTTTAACCGGGCGAAAACCTGTGTGGAATACATTATTTCCAAAGGTGTAGCCGGCGATCGCATCACGGCGAAAGGATACGGAGAGTCTAAACCGAAAACACTGGATACCACCATTACCCTGCCTTCCGGAAAAACAGTTCCAAAAGGAACCGTGCTTACAGAGCAGGTTTGTAATAAGTATAAAGCAGATAAGAAGGATTTTGAATACATCATGCAGATCAACCGTCGTGTGGTATTCTCCATCCTCCGTAAGGATTATAAACCTAAGGATGGCGGTGTGAACGAAAATCCATTCCCGGAGATCCAACTCAATGACTCAGATTCAGAGGGAGGTGATGAGGACGGCGATTCCAACATTGGTGACACGAAAAATGAGAAGAAAGGGGAGGTACCCAATACTCCGCCAAAGGATACTCCGCCCAATAACACAACCACTCCCAATAAACCCAAAATGCAATAA
- a CDS encoding OmpA family protein yields MKNVILFLMGTYALFAVTPGMASGKADLKKADQLFASCDYHKAIEYYKKAMPGIKRKSDKAALLYKTAECYRRINQPKQAEVYYRKCIAAGYADPEVWLFSGQCRMELGNYSGALDDFKKYKDFVPSDPRGELGIKSCELAVQWLSAPGPEKVENVQQINTAGWDYAPSYEGKKYNVLYFTSTRPGTRGERTDDGVGEGFADIFETRVDKNGKWSTPVPLPEQVNTEGNDGVGRMTRKGNAMYLTRCGYQRNKHLYCQILYSQKKGNTWTEPSVLPFHTDSFNYGHPAPDPQESFLVFASDKPGGYGGLDLWLTRFDKKANRWSDPENLGPGVNTPGDEVYPFLHDDGSLFFSSNGHPGMGGLDLFKASPSGSFRWANPENLKSPMNSPADDFGIIFEGKQYKGYLTSSRSGGKGGDDIYSFRSDPLIFELDGFVWDREFLAKGIKVPVKGALVRLLSSNGKISELRTNENGYFFFKELETGLHYVVQTRGEDRQWDGDKLRFFGKDQSKFSTAELEKSSRFHQELSLLREEEIMHLPQILYDVNEHSLNHPSNPRDSLEYLYKILMESPAIIIELASHTDYRNSHQQNDSLSYRRAREVVLYMISKGIPAGRMKAKGYGERKPLQLTEDLKLPGGKILPKGTVLTETLIRTYPAGSPDFELLNQMNRRTDFRIIGKNFEEKAGDMGTGDPFPEIELEKEEEEER; encoded by the coding sequence ATGAAAAATGTTATTCTGTTCCTGATGGGAACCTATGCGCTCTTTGCCGTAACTCCGGGCATGGCTTCCGGGAAAGCTGACCTTAAAAAAGCGGACCAGCTTTTTGCCAGCTGCGACTATCATAAGGCGATAGAATATTATAAGAAGGCTATGCCGGGAATAAAAAGGAAGTCAGACAAGGCGGCCTTGCTTTATAAAACGGCCGAGTGTTACCGACGGATTAATCAACCCAAACAGGCGGAAGTGTATTACCGCAAATGCATCGCCGCCGGTTATGCCGATCCCGAGGTTTGGTTATTCTCCGGACAATGCCGCATGGAACTGGGAAATTACAGCGGCGCGCTTGACGACTTTAAGAAGTACAAAGATTTTGTTCCCTCGGATCCCAGGGGTGAGCTGGGAATAAAAAGCTGTGAACTCGCTGTGCAATGGCTCTCAGCTCCCGGTCCGGAAAAAGTAGAGAATGTGCAGCAAATCAACACAGCGGGATGGGATTATGCGCCATCCTATGAAGGAAAAAAGTATAACGTACTCTATTTTACTTCCACACGACCGGGAACCAGGGGAGAACGTACGGATGACGGAGTGGGCGAGGGCTTCGCAGATATTTTTGAAACCAGGGTGGATAAGAATGGGAAATGGAGTACTCCGGTACCATTGCCGGAGCAGGTGAATACGGAAGGGAACGACGGAGTGGGACGAATGACGCGCAAAGGAAATGCCATGTACCTGACCCGCTGTGGTTACCAGCGAAATAAGCACCTGTATTGCCAGATCCTGTATTCCCAGAAAAAGGGAAACACCTGGACCGAACCTTCCGTCTTACCCTTTCATACGGATTCGTTTAACTACGGACATCCTGCCCCCGACCCTCAGGAATCTTTTTTGGTGTTTGCAAGTGATAAACCCGGCGGCTATGGAGGACTTGATCTCTGGCTTACACGGTTCGACAAAAAAGCGAACAGATGGTCTGATCCGGAAAATCTCGGACCAGGTGTGAATACACCGGGAGATGAAGTATATCCTTTCCTCCACGACGACGGATCACTTTTTTTCTCATCCAACGGACATCCCGGAATGGGTGGACTGGATCTGTTCAAAGCTTCCCCTTCGGGATCCTTTCGCTGGGCTAACCCTGAAAATCTGAAAAGTCCAATGAATTCTCCGGCAGATGATTTTGGGATCATTTTCGAAGGCAAACAGTACAAGGGATATCTTACCAGCTCCCGGAGCGGCGGTAAAGGAGGAGATGATATTTATTCATTCAGGAGCGATCCGCTGATTTTTGAACTTGACGGATTTGTATGGGACAGAGAATTTCTTGCCAAAGGGATAAAGGTACCGGTGAAAGGTGCACTGGTACGGCTGCTGAGCTCAAACGGTAAAATCTCGGAACTCAGAACGAATGAAAATGGCTATTTCTTTTTTAAAGAACTGGAAACCGGGCTGCATTATGTGGTGCAGACCAGGGGAGAAGACCGGCAATGGGATGGAGATAAACTGCGCTTTTTCGGGAAAGATCAATCGAAGTTCAGCACGGCAGAACTGGAAAAATCTTCCCGCTTCCACCAGGAGCTTTCCTTGTTGCGGGAAGAAGAGATTATGCACCTGCCTCAGATATTATATGATGTGAATGAACATTCACTGAATCATCCGAGTAACCCGCGCGACTCATTGGAATACCTTTACAAAATACTGATGGAGAGCCCGGCAATCATTATCGAATTGGCGTCACATACCGATTACAGGAATTCCCATCAGCAGAACGATTCACTTTCCTACCGGCGTGCACGTGAAGTGGTTCTCTATATGATCAGCAAAGGAATTCCGGCAGGAAGGATGAAGGCCAAAGGATATGGTGAGCGTAAACCACTTCAGCTTACTGAGGATCTGAAACTGCCTGGCGGCAAGATCCTTCCCAAAGGCACGGTACTTACCGAAACGCTCATTCGTACATACCCGGCCGGAAGCCCGGATTTTGAGTTGCTGAACCAGATGAATCGCCGTACCGACTTCAGGATTATAGGCAAAAACTTCGAGGAGAAGGCAGGAGATATGGGAACCGGGGACCCCTTTCCCGAAATAGAGCTGGAGAAGGAAGAAGAAGAGGAAAGATAA
- a CDS encoding gliding motility-associated C-terminal domain-containing protein, whose product MRVLLIIKVVLTGATLNAQTNLVPNWSFEDTIACPTSVGQLNNTPYWFSGNIGTPDYFNECATVPSQAGVPQNGFGYQYARTGQTYVGVLTYQAGFSPREYVEVKLIDSLEQGKRYCVSFYVSLGASSAPIDAFHAVFSPDTIFGSFLTNLPNQPDVSNPSGNSISDTGSWVLISGTYIASGGEAYITIGNFYSDDSSNADTSNFNQSYFYIDDVSVILCEDTSTQEFFIPTAFSPNGDNNNDVLHVRGPIREMDFYIYDRWGELVYHSTNPLEGWDGTYKGQKLNSAVFVYYFKGTLLDGTEVTEKGNITVFR is encoded by the coding sequence ATGCGAGTCCTCTTAATCATAAAAGTGGTTTTAACCGGGGCTACATTGAATGCTCAGACTAATCTTGTTCCCAATTGGAGTTTTGAGGATACGATCGCATGCCCAACGTCGGTAGGACAACTGAATAACACACCATATTGGTTTTCAGGGAATATAGGAACGCCAGATTATTTCAATGAGTGTGCGACCGTTCCTTCTCAAGCTGGTGTTCCTCAAAACGGCTTCGGATACCAATATGCCAGAACTGGCCAGACTTATGTAGGAGTATTAACGTATCAAGCGGGATTTAGCCCAAGGGAATACGTGGAGGTAAAACTTATAGATTCTCTGGAGCAGGGAAAAAGGTACTGTGTGAGTTTTTATGTAAGCTTAGGTGCCTCATCCGCTCCAATAGATGCATTTCATGCCGTTTTTTCACCAGACACAATATTTGGCAGTTTTCTCACTAATCTTCCAAATCAACCCGATGTTTCAAATCCATCTGGCAATTCAATTTCGGACACTGGTTCTTGGGTACTTATTTCGGGAACCTACATAGCAAGTGGCGGTGAGGCATACATCACTATTGGAAATTTTTATTCAGATGATAGCTCTAATGCAGACACTTCAAATTTTAATCAATCGTATTTTTACATTGACGATGTGTCTGTAATACTTTGTGAGGACACGAGCACTCAGGAATTCTTCATCCCGACCGCCTTTTCCCCCAATGGGGATAACAATAACGACGTCCTTCATGTACGGGGACCCATAAGAGAGATGGACTTTTATATTTATGATCGCTGGGGAGAGTTGGTGTATCACAGTACAAATCCTCTGGAGGGATGGGATGGTACTTACAAAGGGCAAAAACTGAATTCAGCGGTGTTTGTGTATTATTTCAAGGGGACTTTGCTTGATGGAACAGAGGTGACGGAAAAGGGAAATATCACGGTCTTCCGCTGA
- a CDS encoding gliding motility-associated C-terminal domain-containing protein: MKALVIINVFFFTGAALFAQSNLVPNWSFEDTVACPTSVGQLNNTTFWFSATNGTPDYYNECATLISNASVPQNGFGYQYAKTGVAYTGVLTYQAGVNSREYIEAKLIDSLRQGKKYCVSFYVSLASGAPIDAFHAVFSNDTIFSGIITNLSNPPDISNPSGNMIADTTAWVLISGTYISSGGENYITIGNFYTDANSNADTSNSIQSYFYIDDVSVILCEDTIDQDFFIPTAFSPNGDNNNDILHVRGPIRDMDFYIYDRWGELVYHSTDPQQGWDGSYEEQKLNSAVFVYYFKGTLLDGTEVTEKGNITLFR, encoded by the coding sequence ATGAAGGCACTTGTAATTATAAACGTATTTTTTTTTACCGGGGCAGCTCTGTTTGCTCAAAGTAATCTTGTTCCAAACTGGAGCTTTGAGGATACCGTTGCATGCCCTACCTCTGTTGGACAGCTTAACAACACAACATTTTGGTTTTCTGCTACCAATGGAACGCCCGATTATTACAATGAATGTGCAACTCTTATCTCGAACGCTAGTGTCCCTCAAAATGGATTTGGGTATCAATATGCTAAAACCGGGGTTGCTTACACTGGGGTACTAACTTATCAAGCGGGTGTAAACTCGCGTGAGTATATAGAGGCAAAACTAATTGACTCTTTAAGGCAGGGAAAAAAATATTGTGTCAGTTTTTATGTGAGTTTAGCTTCTGGGGCACCAATTGATGCCTTCCATGCCGTATTTTCCAATGACACAATATTTAGTGGTATCATAACAAATCTCTCGAATCCGCCGGACATTTCGAATCCTTCGGGGAATATGATTGCCGATACCACTGCTTGGGTGTTGATATCCGGAACATATATTTCAAGTGGTGGGGAAAACTACATTACCATTGGTAATTTTTATACAGATGCGAATTCAAATGCAGACACTTCAAATTCTATTCAATCATATTTTTATATTGACGATGTCTCTGTAATACTTTGTGAAGACACCATTGATCAGGATTTTTTCATCCCAACGGCCTTTTCCCCCAACGGCGACAACAATAATGATATCCTACATGTGAGAGGGCCTATAAGAGATATGGATTTCTATATCTACGACAGATGGGGGGAGTTAGTGTATCATAGTACAGATCCGCAACAGGGATGGGATGGCTCTTACGAGGAGCAAAAATTGAACTCTGCGGTATTTGTCTATTATTTCAAAGGAACGCTGCTTGATGGGACGGAAGTGACGGAGAAAGGGAATATTACTCTCTTCCGGTAA